The genomic DNA GCGATTCGGCCTcacgaggccgtgcgcaagcAAGTTTGTAAAAGTGCCGCTGCTAGTAAACTTGGACAAGTATGCAAAGTCGTTGTCTGCTTGCTCCTGGGAGACGTGTTGGTGGTAAATATCGATTTGTTGGCCACCCAGCGAGTAGAATAGGAAGAACGTAGCCTTGATATTTTTGTTAATATTGCTGATTTCGTTGCTGGGCGCGAGGATGACAAGCAGCTTTGAAGACTGGGTTTTGGaaagcgcacgcgcactaGCTTCTTGTGAACCTTTTTCCGAAAAGGTATCGTATGCATACACAAGGTCAGGGTGTGCCTCGGAGATTTTTTCTGGCGTTGTTTCGTCCGAGTAGTCGTATGTCTCTGCCGCACCGAGTTCGTGCAGGAAGTCGTGGTGCTTTGGCGACGCCGTCGTAATTACATATAACCCGGTGGCTCGCGCAAACTGAATGACAAACTGGCCAACAGAAGTGGCACCCGACCACACCAGCAGCTTTTTCGTCTTGTCGACCGGTGGCAGCGACGTGAGCGTTGGCTCGGGCGGAGTGAGGCCGAGATGCTGGCTTTGAAAGAGACCGAAGTAGGCAGTGTACCCAGTAATTCCAATACCCGCGGCTTCTTCGTCGGGCACATTGCTAGGTATGCGCGTCACTGACTCGGGCACCGTCGTCAGGTATCCAGCAAAGGCCCCGACCCCCACTTCCCAAGCACCGTGGACAGCGCCAGCCACCCGGTCGCCAACAGTAATTTCCGTACCGGCCTTGGATCCTTTCTCAACGACTGTTCCGACATAATCAGAACCGACGGTTGAGCCGACCTGCGGAAAAAAGTCAATATGCGCCCAGTCCGTTGGGTTAAGAGCTACGTTATGCACTTGGACAAGAATTTGCTTGTCATTGGGCTGGGGCGTGTCGACCTGCTGGACAGCAGTCTGTCCCTTGCCTTTGACGATTAACGCGTTGGTATGAGTGGGAATTTGCGAAGACATAAGGCGAGCTATGGAATCGTACCGCCTTATATATTATGGTGGTCTGTGCGCCACTGTTAAGGCCGAGGTCAAGGTGACGGTTATCTCCGATGTCGCAAGAGTGCGAGCCATTCCAGGACTGAGCACATACTGTGACCGTGTAGCACAGTTAGTGGCTTTCCATTCACTTGAGATGTAAAGGATAAGCACAAGCAGGTCATTGGATAGACTGGCTTGTAATGTGCAATGGAGTACCTCGACTCCTCCGTCCAAAGCCACGTATCTGCCGCGCATATCCCAAAACATAAGGATTCTAAAGTGACTAGAGATATTCTATCGAATGCCTTGTACCAATTCAGAATTTCGTCGCTATTCTGACCACTTTCCACGAGTTAGTGTCGGTGCGTTCCACCGCACTGACCTCGTGCCCTACGAAATAGGCGTTGACTAAGCAAGCACGCTGGTGTTTGTCCTGCATACACTCCACCCCGTTGATGACCACCGTGTCGACGCTCTGGGCCTTCCAGGCCCATCCTATTACACGCGAGTATCGCACACGCTCGCAGCGTCGTGGGGCAGATACAGATACCCCGGAGCTGGAGGTCGACTCGTCAGACGACGCGCTTGACGAGCTAGCCGACGAAGGTGCACTGCCTCGCGACGTAGGCACAAGCCacgcctcgcgcccgagctccACGGCAGCAGAGCAGGTAGAAGACCGGCGGTGGCTACGCACGACCAATGTCGTAGCGCGTGCCGGCTCGACGCAGCAGACGGCTGAGCTGCGTACACAGCAACGTGCCGTGCAAgaggcgcgacgtgcggcgcgaggcgagcaCCTTCCGTGGCGCGGAGACGCCGCCGAAAGCGCACGGCTGCTGCGTGTACTCAAAGGACTTCCGCCGCTAGGCAGCACGGCTGACGCCGACCAGCTGAGTGACTGGGAAGATGCGCTGGAAGGGGCCAAGGTGCAACGTGTACGCTACGGCGAAAAAGACATTGTACAgatcgggcggcggcggacgctcgccgaggaggagatGAGCCACCACGAAGACGAGATCCAGCGGCACGTAAACCTCGGCGTGCCAAGCGTGCCCGACATCTCTCTTCCCAGCGAGCTCTATGGCTCCTACGACGATGGACTCGTGGCCGAGACGTCGAACTGGACAGACTCACGCTCGATGGTCCTCGAAGACCCCCGCTCCACgcgtcctcgacgctcgcTTCCGCACCGTTGGACGCCGCAGCGGGCACCAGCCAATgcggccgctgctgcggcgctcgatgcgatTGCGCGGCAGCAGACGATTCAAGCGTCGCCTCTCGCGGTCCAAGAGGAGGACCTAGATGCAGATGTAGAAGACTTGGACTAGATACCCTAACAAGCCACCTTGAGGTTtgcgccgatgcgctcggtAATgaagcggcgcgcaatCGGGTGCAGAGTCGTATTCGCGCTCATCGCCTGGTCGGCGCTGATCAGCGCGCCCTTTTCCGGGGTCTTGGCCGCATCCGCAGCGCGCAGGCTCCTGTCGTGGAGCGACGCCTTGGGCAGGTACGGCGTATAGTCGCCCTTGGCGACCTGGCTCTTTTGCAGGTccttgagctgctgcaggcgctcacgcagcgacgcagTCGAGTCGCCTGCGATCTGCGCGTCCGCGGGCAcggcgaccggcggcgcatagcggatcgtcggcgtgcgtgcaccgccgagcaccgtcGGTGCATGCGGGCGGAAGTCGAGCATCATCGCGCGGAACGTCGCACGCTGCGACAGTGTCGGGCGCTTGATATCGGATGCCTTGGCGCCCACGTCGCccgccgtgctcggcaggcCCTGCAGAGGCTTCCGGCTGGCGACGCGGTACAGCGGGTGGTCCCAGAGGGTcagcggcgtcggcgcgggcgcgtccGCTTTGggcgcgacctgcgcatGGGCCTGCTTCCCCGCCTTGCGCGGTGTACGCGCACTCTCTCCCTGGCTCACACGGCCTGCCGCGTGAAagaagcgccgcggcgcgctcgtacGGCTTGCCATCGTCGAAGAAGAAGCAAAACCACGTGGCTCTCCACTTTCCCCGCCGTTCGCCATGAGCCAAATCACAACACCCCAGCAGCTTGGGGACTGGGTTGAGTCGCTCCTGACGCAAGTCGAGacgcggctcggcgagcgcaacAAGCAGGTGGAAATGCGGAGTAGGTGGTGTGACTAATGCAGTGAACGAAATGGCCGATcgcatcgacgcgctcgaaTCGTCGATTCAGGGTAGGTGGTCCGCCTGACGCAGAACTGGTGCACGGTGCCGAGACCGGCGCGGGGGTGCCTGCTAGCACCTCGAGTATCACCGCGAGTGAGACGCACTAGTCTCTATGTATTTTATCAACGTTTGTTGCCAAAGGTCACGCCGTATCCATACACAggatcgccgcgctccagcgcagGCCAGCTCTGGCCCGACGCCGCCTTGACGAGGACCATATCGAGCTTCATTTTTCCGATAGTGTACGATGACTTTTCGGGATCGATCGCTGCATAGGGGTGCAGCGTACGCGCAAAGCGGCGGGTATGCGTGATGGACCCGACCGGCGCCAGTTCCAGGTCGAgacgcacctcgtcggcgccaaAGTCGATCGTAGAGTTTTCCGCAACGACTGACTTGGCGTATACAGTGATGCGCACATCCGCCGGCGTCTCGTAGTGGTCGATGCGGCAGTCGAccgtcgcgccgtcctTGGGAACCGGGGGCGCAAACAGGTGGCCGTGTTCCGCCGTCGTGCACGGCTCGATGCCGAGGAAGTCGTCAAAGtgcaggacgcggcgcttgcaGCATGTGTAGCCTTTCGAGCCCTCGTGGAAGAtgggcgtgccgcggtGGTACCTGCACGACTCGTTCGCGCGATCGCGCATCGGAATGTCGTCCTCGGCAGTAAAGTTGCAGCCAGGGCGCTGGCAGCGCGTGCCCTTGGGCACCGCCTGGAGTGTTTCGGGGTCCTtgggctcgggcgcaggctctttcggtgcgctcggcttCGGCGCGGCCATTGGCGCAAGGGGGGCCGGGTTGGagggcgcaggcgccgacTCCTTGAGCTTCacattgtcgagcgcctcggccgtctGCGACAcctcggcggtgctcgcCACCTTGCCGCCCGGCACCTGCGTCGGTGCGggggcctgcgcctcggtcgtgtgctcgggcgcggtcgcgcaTCCTTTCAGGGCCAGGAACTGGTCAAATTCCATCACCGGCTTGTTCGTCTCGCGGCAGCATGACCACGACTTGAGGCCCTCGTGGAAGACGGGCGCACCTGGGTGGTAGGTACATTGTCCTGCCTCCTTCGCCGCCTCCGGTTGAAAGTCGACACCACATCCCCGACGCTTGC from Malassezia japonica chromosome 1, complete sequence includes the following:
- the ARC35_2 gene encoding Arp complex subunit (COG:Z; EggNog:ENOG503NV59) translates to MTTVSTLWAFQAHPITREYRTRSQRRGADTDTPELEVDSSDDALDELADEGALPRDVGTSHASRPSSTAAEQVEDRRWLRTTNVVARAGSTQQTAELRTQQRAVQEARRAARGEHLPWRGDAAESARLLRVLKGLPPLGSTADADQLSDWEDALEGAKVQRVRYGEKDIVQIGRRRTLAEEEMSHHEDEIQRHVNLGVPSVPDISLPSELYGSYDDGLVAETSNWTDSRSMVLEDPRSTRPRRSLPHRWTPQRAPANAAAAAALDAIARQQTIQASPLAVQEEDLDADVEDLD
- a CDS encoding uncharacterized protein (EggNog:ENOG503NVNP; COG:S); translated protein: MVICKRRGCGVDFQPEAAKEAGQCTYHPGAPVFHEGLKSWSCCRETNKPVMEFDQFLALKGCATAPEHTTEAQAPAPTQVPGGKVASTAEVSQTAEALDNVKLKESAPAPSNPAPLAPMAAPKPSAPKEPAPEPKDPETLQAVPKGTRCQRPGCNFTAEDDIPMRDRANESCRYHRGTPIFHEGSKGYTCCKRRVLHFDDFLGIEPCTTAEHGHLFAPPVPKDGATVDCRIDHYETPADVRITVYAKSVVAENSTIDFGADEVRLDLELAPVGSITHTRRFARTLHPYAAIDPEKSSYTIGKMKLDMVLVKAASGQSWPALERGDPVYGYGVTFGNKR
- a CDS encoding uncharacterized protein (COG:C; EggNog:ENOG503NX3C); the protein is MSSQIPTHTNALIVKGKGQTAVQQVDTPQPNDKQILVQVHNVALNPTDWAHIDFFPQVGSTVGSDYVGTVVEKGSKAGTEITVGDRVAGAVHGAWEVGVGAFAGYLTTVPESVTRIPSNVPDEEAAGIGITGYTAYFGLFQSQHLGLTPPEPTLTSLPPVDKTKKLLVWSGATSVGQFVIQFARATGLYVITTASPKHHDFLHELGAAETYDYSDETTPEKISEAHPDLVYAYDTFSEKGSQEASARALSKTQSSKLLVILAPSNEISNINKNIKATFFLFYSLGGQQIDIYHQHVSQEQADNDFAYLSKFTSSGTFTNLLAHGLVRPNRTSPQTGGLQAIPAGLDRLRNGQVSGEKFTYAVQ